The window aaaatcttttcagtatatgttgtttgatgtacaagtaaaccattaggcatatgctcaatttgtaaaccaaggcaatacttggtttttccgagatctttcatttcaaattctttctttagaagttgaatggcttcatggatctctttatttgtacctatgatgttaagatcatcaacataaacagctatgatcacatatccggatgttgttttcttaatgaaaacacaagggcaagtaagattatttgtataccctttgcttatcaagtaatcacttaatcggttataccacatacgtcccgattgttttaacccatataaagatctttgtaatttaatcgaatacatttctttgggttttgcatttgatgcttctggtaccttaaatccttcaggtatcttcatatatatatcactatcaagtgatccatatagataagcagtcacaacatccatgagatgcatttctaaatttttagaaactgccagactgattaagtacctaaaagtaattgcatccataacaggagaataagtttcttcataatcaattcccggtctttgagaaaaaccttgagctacaagtctagctttataccttgtaacttcatttttctcatttctttttcggacaaaaatccatctgtatcctacaggtttcacatctttaggagtgagaatgatggatccgaaaacttttcttttattgagtgattctaattcagctcgtattgcttctttccattgagcccaatcatgtctattttgacattcaaccatagatgttggttctggatcatcatcattattcatgatgtcatatgcaacattaaatgaaaatttctcatcaagatttttcatttcatttcggttccataatgtttttgaatatgcataattgattgcaatttctgtattgacatcatcaatctcctctgcagtaggagtactgatttgtggttcttcttgaacactttcttttacttcattatcagctgattttctttttcgaggatttttatcctttgaaccgattggtcttccacgtttctgacgtggcaaagattcatgagtgacgttattgccagcttttggaatttcaattcgagctggagtatttactgctggtatatatgattttgtcaccgtttttgtatctgtaaatgcatcaggcaattgatttgcaagttcttgtatatgcattatcttttgaacttctgtctcgcattcttttgtgcgaggatcaagatactttaattgaggttcacaccatgaaacatcattttctttatttttcatttctccccctaatctagggaacaatgtttcattaaaatgacaatcagcaaaacgtgctgtaaaaacgtcacctgtcataggttcaatataccttaatattgaagatgtttcatatccaacatatattcccaacctcctttgaggacccatttttgtacgttgtggtgtcgcaattggaacatacactgcacaaccaaatgttctaagatgggaaatatttggctcttgaccaaaagcaagttgtaggggggaatatttatgacttgcacttggtctgatgcgaatcaatgcagcagcatgtaaaattgcatgaccccatatagatacagggagttttgttctcattatcaatggtctagcgattaactgtaaacgtttaatcaatgactcggctaaaccattttgtgtatgcacatgagcaacagaatgttcaacaacaattcctatagacatgcaatagtcattaaatgcttgagatgtaaattcaccagcattatcaagtctcacccttttaatggtgtaatcaggaaaatgagctctcaatttaataatttgggcaagaaattttgcaaatgccacattacggcttgataacagacaaacatgagaccatctgctagatgcgtctattagaaccatgaaatatctaaatggtccacatggtggatgaattggtccacatatatcaccttgaattctttcaagaaacattggtgattctttctcaaccttaagtggtgagggtctagttatcaattttccaagagagcaagatgtacatggaaccattgtatcatgatggatttttctatcctttagtggatgtccatgagtacattcaataatccttttcatcattgttgatcctggatggcctaatctgttatgccataaactgaatacaccaggatcaatatatttttcgttaactaccatatgtatttctggtacatttatatgtgtataatgtaatccagaactaagtcttggcagtttttcaaccacatgactcttgtcagtgatacttaaatatttctcattttctgttgtcactgactgataatcatacccgttaaggtatatgtcggagaaactcaataaatttctgcttgacttgggagaaaataaggcatcatttattaaaaattttgtaccatttggtagtatgaaatttgcctttcctatcccttttatcaagttagcaggtcctgatattgtatgtatagttccttccgttggttttagatcaataaaatatttctcggatttaagtatagtgtgtgtagttccactgtctgctatacagagatctccaccacttgattgatgttgtattccagcaaaattcatattgaacttcatatataagaaataaatagtgagtacattaatattacacaatattttaaacgcaaatagatagtactgaaacatttagcaaacataatgacaaagacagacgatattaaatcgtttatttttcaaaagacacacaacttaaacattcaagaaatcttcatataaatcagatggtttctcagtgactgttggatcaatattatccacaaaatttacttccttttctttacctttcagcgaatcctgatacatcttaacaagatgtttagatgttcggcaagtattagcccagtggcccattctaccacatctgtagcaagattcttcagaatttttagaagaattttcttcaacatcttgtttaatgggcttgttttgtggttgatatttatattttcgtggattactatttctttgaccaccacgaccacgaccacgtccacgcccattaccattaccataaggatggtttctaccatagttatggcttttggcatgatgatggtgatggttattataaccacgaccttgcccgcgtccttgtccctgtttataattatttgcagtatttgcttcagggattgcaagtgtaccagtaggacgggattgctgatttttcattaatagctcatcattttgctctgcaactaagagatatgaattaagttcaggatatgttttgaactttagcattctcaaatttctttgcactgtgatgtttgcagcattcattgtggagaaagttttctccatcatgtctgcatcactaatttcatgtccacagaatttaagttgtgaacatgtattatacagagctgagctgtattcatttactttcttaaagtcttggaaccttaatgttctccattgttccattgcagctggaagtaaaatttctctttgattattgaatctgcttttgagaccttcccataaaacatggggatcttctacagtcacataattattttgtaagcattcatcaatatgttgatgaataaagcaacatgccgtagcttgttctttttcagaacaagtgttgttttcatttatggtttcaagaatgcccattgatttaagatgcatttttacttttataacccatggcatgtagttgtttccagttgattctaaaggagtaaatttaagcttttccagattcgacattttctattatcaaaaattaaaacaaacatcatgataaattagagtcaatttatattcataagtatataaacattaaacataaatttaatataacataaatgataagtaggtgacagtgtcgaccatgtgtaagcaatcataaataaatgttatataacaaaaatataaatattagtaaacataaatgaaaatttggcgacagtgtcgaccatatattttttcaggtggtataaccgacctatatcattctggtggtataaccgaccatatatcattttggtggtataaccgaccatatatcattttggtggtataaccgaccatatatcattttggtggcagagccaaccatatttagtattaagattatcgtgctgataacgtgttataattcagtaggcttataactacctttagtggtttgattcttgatgttataattcagtaggcttataactacctttagtgatttgattcttgatttagaatactaataatgaagtgtaagaacaaagatgataatggagagaaagaaagaaacactttgtaagtgtgagaaatggtgaaagtttaatgcttgcattcatgagtatttatagcctaaaatctcaatataaaaatacatactttgtgtaccaaaattgactatatgtatacaccaaaattgactatccatatctatattgttattattattataacatactCTATATATTTGGACTAAAATCTGGTTTATCTCATCCAACATCATCAAACAAAATTTTTTTACATCAAATAATGGAATCAATATATTCAAAAATGAAATATTACTAGTAACTGATATAATTTGATTTAAGATACTATATAGGATGAACAAGAAATACCATAAATCACACCTTATTACAGCCGGGGACCAAATCTTGAAGAATTTTCATCCTTTCACTAATCTTCTCTCTTCTAGCCTATCCaccaaatatataaaaaaattcaaCAAAAAGTGACCTACACAAGAAACTTTATCGAAGAGATAGTATTCAATTAGGCAACTGAAAATCAAAATACCCTTTCTGCTAGACTGTGGCTATCAGTGGCTTGACCTCTTCGTGCTCGAACATGAATGTAATCTTGTTTAGACGGTTCAATTGGTTTTACACTGTTTTCCCCTTTCTTTCCAGAACTTTCTGAATTTTCATTATCAAGTACTAAACTCTTCAAACGTTTACCATCACTATCAAGCTGATTAAATTTCCACAAATTCATGATTAgttgattaataatactaatacaattACTAATTATAGAAAGGAATAAGCATCATATCAATACTGATTCAAAGTACAGTAGAAAATGACCTGCAACTGTTTCTATAGATGAAATTTAATtgaatacaaacagaaaaagttGGTAGACTAAATCATTTTGGATCCAGAACATAAAACAATTAACCTTTTATTCACCATATATAATTCGATACAAACAATATCACAtcacataattaatattaatattaataattaataattaataatactacgtaataattataattaataatactaaaaagaaATTAATGAAATGATTACCGTGCTATTGCCATATTCATCACGTCGTTTTTTAATACTATTATTAGGTCTTTGATCGATAGCCATTGGATCATGATCATCAACGGCCACATGATGCtctctattatttttatcatcaaacACACCACTACTATCATTATTAACACCTAACTGTGTCATACTAAACGACGCCGCATTGCTTCCACTACTCCCGGCGGCTAAATTAATCGGAAATGGCCAGATCTCAGCCAAATTACACAACGATGAGCCTGTATTACCTGACCTAAAACCACCTCCGTTCATCATCACCGGCGGATCCATACAACAATTAACAATTAATTAGGAGATTCAATTAAACATTAAACAGCTCGAAACCCTAGGTTGCTTCAGCTAGAGTTTAAGTCGTGTCTGCCAAATCAGCTTCTTCGTTAATTTAAGATATAGAGAGATACAGTGTGTGTATTGATATGGATATtagatttggatatagatagatacAGAGGATGGAGGGAAGATGTGAATaagtaaggataataataataaaataaataaataaaaatgaatagaaagaaaaagaaaaaagctGCGTGTGGATCTCCTGTGAGAGTGGAGGGTTGTTGGGTGCGTAGTGTACCGAGAGTATGTGTAGGTTAGCAAAGGACCTTGGGAGCTCAAAAGAAGTGACTTCTGAGTAAGGATTCTCGGAGTGTCAAGCGTTTTCTTGTCGACCGCCTTTTTAAATGCTCACAATagccatttttattttattttattaaataagtaTAAGGCTACATTCTCGAGTTTTTAGAGTACAAACTAATAAAAAGCAATTCTCGAGTTTTTTTTTAAGGAAGGAAAAGAATGGAGAGTAGTGGagagtaggggtgttcatcggttcgattttcggtttgtttgattcggtgtattcggttttgaattttttttaggcaaaaccgaaccgaaaaccgaattcaaagttaaaaccgaaccgaaccaaaccgaaaaccgaattcaaattcggattcggttcggttttcggttaaaaccgaatattatgaaaaaactgagaactttggtagtttaattgtggcgttactgatgtcttagttatttatatcctacaACACTGacgtattattaaattatcaagaattcgatgatttattaatatttatagcttaattatgacgtttactgcttctgttGTTAAGAATAAGAACATAATAAtttaagtaatataattataatgtgagctaccaaatcttcatatgggtgagaatatattttattgatttgatcccaaattataatgacactaaaacataaatatacaaattaaatatataaaaattttgaattcggttttgaaatcggttttcggttaaaccgaattcagaattttcaaaaccgaaaaccgaattcaaattcggtttcggtttgacgcgatccgaaaaccgtttatcaaattcggtttggttttttccggtttggtttccgtttggttttcgggttccacggtttcaaaccaaatactgaccacccctagtgGAGAGGAGTGGATTATGATAGGCTTTTTATCAATGAATGCTTTCCGTTCATATTTGGGCGGAGTGAGAAGGAAAACATTATATACATCCCACTGAGGCCAAATAATTTATTTTGCAGTTTCACATGACTCACGATATTTTTAAAATCTTAACATTATGAAAGTCACATCTTTTAGCAAGTTAACTAAACATATATTGTACTCTGTAAACATCCGTAtttaaataatatggagtaaatgaaTGAATATATACACACTCAGTATAAAGCTAGACACCTAGAAATATCTTGAGCTACAACACATCAAAAGCATGTTGCTATGGATAAAACATTGGATGGTGCAGTACGGAGTATGTAGAGTAAGAAAAAAATAGATGTAAAACATGAATATTTTACCTTTTCTTTCCGTTACTATCATTTCAACTCAAGAATACATAAGAGTTATGTTATATtacattcatttctatcattttattcTCTTTTCATTTCCTTCCAACTCTTTTCTGTTGAATAAGAGTAATTTGATGGGAGTCTACAATAAGAAATGAACATGTTtaactttaattattattaatatttttgtctGTAGAGGTATAAAAGAAATTTATTATATAATTGTTTTccatttatggaagtagacaattaattcgATAAATTCAAAAAAGAAATAATGGATAATAGATATGAGACGGAGAGAGTATTTTCATATTTAGTTCATAAAAAATACTCGATCCGTCTCATATTAAGTTTTCGTACAAAAAAAGACacagtaataaaaatattatgattataTTATACTTTTTTATATACTTTACAAGTTTTTCTCTTATTTTATTTATATCTTTTTTTGTCTACATACATTAGGGATAGTGATAAATTTTACGTTCTATATTCTTTATATGCGACAAGGGAGTAAATAAAATAAGAGAAAtgattaattagatatatttaatttatattatttaaactatcatttatcatttataaatactaatatcaAAAGAACAAAAATAATCAGCGGAAAAAAAAATAATCAGATTTTTttagaaagaagaagaaatgaattGACATGTTTACCCTCACCTTTCAAGGCGAGTGTTAAGACTCATCAAGAATTTTAAGTTAATGAGAGAGAGCGACTACATAGTTAGTGAAAACCACATTTACAATCTTCTGGAAAGAAAAAGTTTAGTGACACATGTGCAAGATGAGCCTTAATTTTTCCATATTAAATGTAATACTCCGTATATCTTTTTTGGATAATTATTTTTTCCTAATCATACGTATTATCAATCATTGTTTTAATTTTTAGTATAATtaaagtagtttttttttttttttttgaaaagaaatattattattaatactcaaAACATCCCGAATACAAAGAAGAACCCACCTTAGCTACAAACGAAAAAATACTGAGCTAGAATCTATTGTAAGTATCTAATGAACCCGCAGATTTACAAACGTCGCAAAAAATAAATTACATTAGACATGATATAGGATTGTGTAGCCAATCATGCCATTCGATTTTCTTCTTTTTACAACGCCTCGCGATTTTCTTCTTTTTACTGAGCTAGAATATATCGTAAGTATCTAATTAAAGTAGTTTGATTAAAATAAAGACGTTTCTTCTTTTTTTCcagtaatgaatatatatatatatatatatatatatatatatatatatataacaacacaCGAACAAACTATTGCACAGAGCCCTAACAACCAAACATAACTTCGTAAAAGTCGATCCACTGAACCTACAAATGACTTGTTGATCTATTGCCACAAACTGGCCAAATACAAAGAAAACTAACATATTATTACAAACAAATCAAATACAAGCAAATCAACCAACCTACTACCTTTGATTGGAAAAATATCCAAACCTCACCCAAGCATCAACCGCCACCTGCATCTGACAATCACGAAACCTTAAAGCTGCTAAAACCGGCAGCACCCATAATCCGCAATATCTATGAACCGCAATGAAGAAATTCGAAGGCATCACCATTAAGACGTCTCATACACGCACAATTCCAACCGTCAATGACTGAAACCTAAGATCAGTCATCGGGAGACCACAAAGATCTTTTCAATAGTCACAATTCACTCACAAGTATCTCGGGAGGAAGGATAAAAACTCTAACAGCGGTGCACGACGACCGAATTTTAAAACATCAGTAAAAAAAACTCGTTCGTGGAAAACCACGAGAAAGAAGAGGAAACCGGGGTAGAGGAGATGAACAACAAATCACAGCACGAACTGCCAAAAACCGCAAAAACACCTACGTAGTGGTGCAATTGAAACCAACAAAatgatgaacaaaataaaattttctAATGATAATCTTAAAATCTTAAAATAACCATTTACTTTTCGCAAATAACTACTCGCCATCGACTTAATATGATATaccaaatgataattaataatataatataataactataatataataatataatgtgTTGCTAATAGCTGCTAACGGATAGGATATTACTATTAATGACATTGCCCATTGATCGTAGTAGTGCATGATTAACATAATAACTATAGTGATGTTAACTTATTTGAATTTGATTGACATAATTATTACGGAGATTTAATCTGTTTATTTAAGGAAAGGTCATCTAAAATTTAAAATAGGATAATTTGATGGCACTcacatttttatttttctttaaacAAAATTACAAGCATGACAAATTATTAGTTAATAATTTAATAACAATAATTGCTATATACACCAACAAATTCTAAGGGCGTAGATAGCAGCACCGGAAGATAGTCGGGTTGTTGCCCCAACTGAGTTTTAAATTGTACTCTCCCGTATCATATTAATAGTCTAATATTCTATTTTGAGATGTTCCATATTAATAATCCATTTCcataaatagaaaaaaataagAAGCTTAAtttctattatgcccttaatgtatgtgaatatgattaaaagagaaagaaaaagataagggtaaaactagaaagtaaacagaaagtacagtactttAATGGCATTTTCTTAAACTATGTGTTTTTTGTTTTTGGACTATTAATATTGGACGGAGGAGTAATTACCTTTTACACTAACTGGGGTCTATAATATTAAGTTTTTCTTTGACAAAATTACGCCCGTCGTCCTTGAACATATACCGAAATCATAGGCGTCGtcctcaaagtttttttttttttttttttttttgcgttcgtCGTCACTGAACTTGCATTTTATAACTTGTGTCGTCCTTCTGTTAACTATCCGTCTCTTTCCTCCGTTAACATTGAGGATGTGCCAAATATGTGAGGGCAATTCTGTCAATTTGAAAGTTCAGGGACGATGGACATAATTTTGTCTTTTTcctttaaataatttaatttattttttcttttcatATTTCATTTCTTTTCTTTTCTCTTCTTTTTATCTTTTCTTATCAACTTACTTTCGTACCGCTAATGAATAATTAATTACTTTCGTACCCGAGAATAATAATAACGTTTTAATTATTCATTAGCGGTACGGAAGTAAGGtgataaaaaaagaaaaaagagaTAAAGAGAtaaagaaaagaaaagataaaagaaaaatgaaaagaaaaaataaattGAATTATTCAAGGGAAAAGAAAAATTACGTTGGTCGTCCCTGAACTTTTAAAGAGAGAAAATGATGGATTTGCCTCAGATGTTTGGCACATGCTGAAGGTTAACAGAGGAAAGAGACGGACAATTAACATAAGGACGACACAAGTTATAAAATGCATGTTCAGTGACGACGAACGCAAAAAAAAACTTTGAGGACGACGCCTATAATTTCGGTATATGTTCAATGACGACGGGAATAATtttgtctttttctttttcattgtaTACTCTTCTTGTAACATGTAGATTAAAGGGTAAAAGTTACAAATTGTTGGTCATACTCCCTCACTTAAAAAGTTAAGTTTCACCACTGATAAGTGGTTTTTTTTAGGGAAACGAGGAAAacactcctatgaacgagcacatttagCCCCTCATAGAAGGTAAAATCTCGAGTAATCAAGCCCCCTGAGCGCGAAACCTGGTACCGGACTAATAGATGGGTTACAAACATAAATAAATTACTCTTCATAGCATTACTACGTAGCTCAAGTAGCAATGATCGACATCATCACATCCACAATTGTAGGGCGATTTTTAACAAACTTTTCATTTTTTTTCCTGCCTTTTCCGGTGATCTACAACGAGATCAAACGCCAATCACCCTGTTTCTTTGTCTCTGATCCCCAACATGGTGGGTAATTTACGTAACGAACCATTGAAAGACGGATGGTTTCTTAAATCACGTCGTCAAGATAAAATTGTGTATCGAAAGATTGCCATCGATTTCAATAAAGGCGACAACGATAAAGATTATCAATCCTTCTTCGTAACGAACTTCCCTGGACAGGTTGTTGTCAATGATTTTTCGaggatatttgaaatgtcccgttcatatttattataaacgttccatattaattgatttcgttgcgaggttttgacctctatatgagacgtttttcaaagactgcattcgattttagaacaaaccataacctttaaaatattacgacgattatcaaataatgataatctaaaatatagcgtttttcacacgagcattacataatggtttacaataatattacacatcaacataagtcttcgaatgcagtttttaaacaatattatacaagcatggactccaaatcttgtccttaatttagtatgcaacagcggaagctcttaataatcacctgagaataaacatgcttaaaacgtcaacaaaattgttggtgagttataggtttaacctacatattatcaaatcataataatagaccacaagatttcatttttataacacatctcatatcaggcatttcgcaaactgcataaagataaaaatcattcatatgttgaacacctggtaaccgacgttaacttaatgcatagaatatccccaaaacagaacctctcgtctgtataataatctcgaagtactaaaccatccataacctgaatgggggttgttaagcccaatagatctatctttaggattcgcgtcaattaggggccatttccctaattcttaggctactagacttgaagggcgatattcggtttaataatccaaccatagaatgtagtttcgcatacttgtgtctattttgtaaaacatttataaaactgcatgtattctcatcccaaaaatattagattttaaaaatgggactataactcactttcacagatttttacttcgtcgggaagtaagacttggccactggtcgattcacgaacctataacaaatatgtacgtatatatatcaaagtatgatcgaaatatatttacaacactttttattacgttttaatgatttaagtatattaagtcagctgtcctcgttagtaacctacaactagttgtccatagtttgatgtacagaaataaattgatatatattatcttgaatcaatccacgacccagtgtatacacgtctcaggctagatcacaactcaaagtatatatatatttggaatcaacctcaaccctgtatagctaactccaacattactgcatatagagtgtctatggttgttccaaataatatatatacatgggtcgatatgatatgtcaaaacatttgcatacgtgtctatgctatcccaagattacataatatattagaatacatgtaatacaatatgagttagctaggatatgattaatatagatttgttaccaattttcacgtagctacaacaagaaaaattatccaatcttgttttacccataacttcttcgttttaaatccgttttgagtgaatcaaattgttatggtttcatattgaactctattttatgaatctaaacag of the Rutidosis leptorrhynchoides isolate AG116_Rl617_1_P2 chromosome 5, CSIRO_AGI_Rlap_v1, whole genome shotgun sequence genome contains:
- the LOC139847750 gene encoding transcription factor BHLH094 → MDPPVMMNGGGFRSGNTGSSLCNLAEIWPFPINLAAGSSGSNAASFSMTQLGVNNDSSGVFDDKNNREHHVAVDDHDPMAIDQRPNNSIKKRRDEYGNSTLDSDGKRLKSLVLDNENSESSGKKGENSVKPIEPSKQDYIHVRARRGQATDSHSLAERARREKISERMKILQDLVPGCNKVIGKALVLDEIINYIQSLQQQVEFLSMKLEAVTSRSQPSPQGYPSKDFGQQQFDMASMPFGSQQPREFSRGSSPEWLHMQIGGSFERTT